The following are from one region of the Heptranchias perlo isolate sHepPer1 chromosome 11, sHepPer1.hap1, whole genome shotgun sequence genome:
- the LOC137326926 gene encoding TLR adapter interacting with SLC15A4 on the lysosome-like, producing the protein MLSEGFICGIPYWTEYQSETRIQRSEQKQRKPPEDDMVYELTSVSNFTHFSHSDIQNGALSLLERCKSIGRSFRLGARGKKNTPSPQVSKVTPIARQMSLVVDIPGSSSASRETYLVPSCCKSICDNYNDLQIAGDHVLPINSETSGLTSQSSHEANMVPFLYSSEIPLPMESPKVSAEFPNKPAKSDTSCWRICSAKDKSIIQYSQPLTNSVLNDCLEQKVLELYKQYMMDSMANSASPTKIMESELIMSNVDQISMQLSREQNMETTKAKDMVISCLLRLASEIQSNELSTPNLQISA; encoded by the coding sequence ATGTTAAGTGAAGGCTTCATCTGTGGAATTCCTTACTGGACTGAATACCAAAGTGAAACCAGAATTCAAAGGAGTGAGCAGAAGCAAAGGAAGCCACCAGAGGATGACATGGTATATGAGCTGACTTCTGTCAGTAATTTTACACATTTCTCTCACTCTGATATACAAAATGGGGCTCTATCACTTCTTGAAAGGTGTAAATCCATTGGCAGATCTTTCAGATTGGGTGCAcggggaaaaaaaaatacacctTCACCACAGGTCTCAAAGGTGACACCAATTGCAAGGCAGATGTCCCTTGTTGTGGATATTCCAGGAAGTTCCAGTGCTAGCAGGGAAACCTATTTGGTTCCCTCATGTTGTAAAAGCATTTGTGACAATTACAATGATCTGCAAATTGCGGGAGATCATGTGCTGCCAATCAATTCAGAAACATCTGGCCTAACGTCTCAAAGCAGCCATGAAGCAAATATGGTCCCATTCTTGTATTCGTCAGAAATCCCACTGCCGATGGAGTCTCCTAAAGTGTCAGCAGAGTTCCCAAACAAGCCAGCCAAGAGTGACACTTCCTGTTGGCGCATTTGCAGTGCTAAAGACAAAAGCATCATCCAGTACTCACAGCCACTTACCAACTCTGTGCTCAATGACTGTCTGGAGCAGAAAGTTCTAGAACTGTACAAGCAGTACATGATGGACAGCATGGCGAAcagtgcatctccaacaaaaaTCATGGAATCGGAACTTATAATGAGTAATGTTGACCAGATTAGCATGCAGTTATCACGAGAGCAGAATATGGAAACTACAAAGGCTAAAGACATGGTTATCAGTTGCCTGTTGCGACTTGCAAGTGAGATACAATCGAATGAACTCAGTACACCAAATTTACAGATATCTGCATGA